Proteins encoded in a region of the Vicia villosa cultivar HV-30 ecotype Madison, WI linkage group LG5, Vvil1.0, whole genome shotgun sequence genome:
- the LOC131601374 gene encoding fructokinase-like 1, chloroplastic, translated as MINPSINPNPKTMSLSILHLLPLFHLPKNPLSKFTPTSQHKIKASTTELQSQTPKRRNRKNTPTQNDTPQPQNDTPEEQQELEDYDDGIDFPYEDPPLICCFGAAQREFLPTVRVHEFPMDPDIYSEWKMLQWKPPEFARAPGGPSSNVAVAHVRLGGRAALLGKVGEDEFGEEIVLGLNKEKVQTRGVRFDSGFRTGCSYMKVKFDDGKMRMETVKEAAEDSLRSDELNLSILKEARIFHFNAEVLTSPSMESTLFKAIKWSKKFGGLVFFDLNLPLPLWRSRDETRQIIKKAWQEADVIEVSRTELEFLLDEEHYERKRNYKPQYYAEDYEQTKNRQEYYHYTAEEISPLWHDKLKFLFVTDGTIRIHYYTPSFDGVVVGTEDVLITPYTCDRTGSGDAIVAAIMRKLTTCPEMFENQDVLERQLRFAIAAGVIAQWTIGGVRGLPTESAAQNLKEQVYVPSMW; from the exons ATGATAAACCCTTCCATTAATCCAAACCCAAAAACAATGTCCTTAtcaattcttcatcttcttcctctctttcatCTTCCAAAAAACCCCCTTTCCAAATTCACACCAACTTCTCAACATAAAATCAAAGCCTCCACAACAGAACTCCAATCCCAAACCCCAAAACGACGCAACAGAAAAAACACCCCAACCCAAAATGACACACCACAACCCCAAAACGACACACCAGAAGAACAACAAGAATTAGAGGATTACGACGACGGAATCGATTTCCCATACGAAGACCCACCCTTAATATGCTGTTTCGGAGCAGCGCAGAGGGAGTTTCTCCCTACGGTGCGCGTGCACGAGTTTCCGATGGACCCCGACATTTACTCGGAATGGAAGATGCTTCAATGGAAGCCTCCGGAGTTTGCTCGAGCACCTGGCGGGCCGTCGTCGAATGTCGCGGTGGCGCATGTTAGGCTTGGCGGAAGGGCGGCCTTGTTGGGGAAAGTTGGGGAGGATGAGTTTGGGGAAGAGATTGTGTTGGGATTGAATAAGGAGAAGGTGCAGACGAGAGGGGTGAGATTTGATTCGGGGTTTAGGACTGGGTGTAGTTATATGAAGGTGAAGTTTGATGATGGGAAGATGAGGATGGAGACTGTTAAGGAAGCTGCTGAGGATTCTCTTCGGAGTGATGAGTTGAATCTTTCGATTTTGAAAGAG GCTAGGATTTTCCATTTCAATGCAGAAGTTCTAACATCGCCGTCTATGGAATCAACTCTATTCAAAGCAATTAAGTGGTCCAAAAAGTTCGGCGGCCTTGTGTTCTTTGATTTAAACTTGCCATTACCTCTGTGGAGATCACGTGACGAGACtcgacaaataataaaaaaagcatGGCAAGAAGCAGACGTCATTGAAGTTTCAAGAACCGAATTAGAATTCCTTCTAGATGAAGAGCATTACGAGAGGAAGAGAAATTATAAGCCCCAATACTACGCCGAAGATTACGAACAAACCAAGAATCGTCAAGAGTATTACCATTACACTGCTGAGGAAATCTCGCCTTTGTGGCACGATAAACTTAAATTCCTGTTTGTGACTGATGGAACAATTAGAATCCACTACTATACCCCTTCTTTTGACGGGGTTGTGGTTGGAACAGAAGATGTTCTCATAACTCCATATACTTGCGATAGAACCGGCTCGGGTGACGCGATTGTGGCTGCTATTATGAGAAAACTAACCACTTGTCCGGAAATGTTTGAAAATCAAGATGTTTTGGAGAGACAGCTACGTTTCGCTATTGCGGCCGGAGTTATAGCGCAATGGACTATTGGTGGAGTTAGAGGTTTACCTACTGAAAGTGCTGCTCAGAATTTGAAAGAACAAGTTTATGTACCTTCCATGTGGTGA